Proteins encoded by one window of Pelecanus crispus isolate bPelCri1 chromosome 8, bPelCri1.pri, whole genome shotgun sequence:
- the FABP6 gene encoding gastrotropin — protein sequence MAFTGKYEFEGDENYDDFVKKIGLPSDKIEMGRSCKIVTEVVQNGNDFTWTQHFPGGRTTTNTFTIGKEADMETMGGKKFKATVKMEDGKLVADFPDYRHTSEICGGKLVEISTASGVVYKRTSKRIA from the exons ATGGCATTCACAGGCAAATACGAATTCGAAGGCGATGAGAACTATGATGACTTTGTCAAGAAGATTG GTCTCCCCAGTGACAAGATTGAAATGGGAAGGAGTTGCAAAATAGTCACTGAGGTGGTGCAGAATGGAAATGACTTCACCTGGACACAGCATTTCCCAGGAGGCCGCACCACAACCAACACATTCACAATTGGCAAGGAAGCAGACATGGAGACAATGGGTGGTAAAAAGTTCAAG GCAACTGTTAAAATGGAAGATGGAAAATTAGTAGCTGATTTTCCAGACTACCGTCACACTTCAGAGATTTGCGGAGGAAAGCTAGTAGAG atttctaCTGCTTCTGGTGTAGTCTACAAAAGGACCAGCAAAAGGATTGCTTAA